Proteins found in one Oryza glaberrima chromosome 4, OglaRS2, whole genome shotgun sequence genomic segment:
- the LOC127770611 gene encoding FT-interacting protein 3, whose translation MAAYKLGVEVASAHDLMPKDGQGSASACVELTFDGQRFRTAIKDKDLNPVWNERFYFNVSDPSNLPELALEAYVYNINRSIDGSRSFLGKVRIAGTSFVPFPDAVVMHYPLEKRGMFSRVKGELGLKVYITNDPSIKASNPLPAMDPVSNNPPPTPAEQIAADITGTNLSTTHEHRAEVKTLHTIAKEVQHQHHGHGHLPASYADQPSKYAVDQMKPEPQQPKIVRMYSAASQQPMDYALKETSPFLGGGQVVGGRVIRAEKHASTYDLVERMQYLFVRVVKARDLPDMDVTGSLDPYVEVRVGNYRGITRHFEKQKNPEWNAVFAFSRDRMQATILEVVVKDKDLLKDDFVGLVRFDLNDVPMRVPPDSPLAPEWYRLVHKTGDKSRGELMLAVWIGTQADEAFPDAWHSDAATLEDPSAVTHMKSKVYHAPRLWYLRVNIIEAQDIAITDKTRYPDVFVRAQVGHQHGRTKPVQARNFNPFWNEDLMFVAAEPFEDHLILSLEDRVAPNKDEVLGRVIIPLTMIDRRADDRIVHGKWFNLEKPVLIDVDQLKKEKFSTRLHLRLCLDGGYHVLDESTNYSSDLRPTAKQLWKPSIGLLELGILGAQGIVPMKTRDGKGSSDTYCVAKYGSKWVRTRTIVNNPGPKFNEQYTWEVYDPATVLTVGVFDNGQLGEKGGEKTSSSKDAKIGKVRIRLSTLETGRVYTHSYPLLVLHPSGVKKMGELHLAIRFSSTSLVNMMYLYSRPLLPKMHYVRPIPVLQVDMLRHQAVQIVSARLSRMEPPLRKEVVEYMSDVDSHLWSMRRSKANFFRLMSVFSGLFAVSKWFNGVCSWRNPITTVLVHILFIMLVCFPELILPTVFLYMFLIGVWNYRYRPRYPPHMNTKISHAEAVHPDELDEEFDTFPTSRSPDVIRMRYDRLRSVAGRIQTVVGDIATQGERVQALLSWRDPRATAIFVLFCLIAAIVLYVTPLQVLAALAGFYVMRHPRFRYRLPSTPVNFFRRLPARTDSML comes from the coding sequence ATGGCGGCATATAAGTTGGGTGTGGAGGTTGCAAGTGCTCATGACCTGATGCCCAAGGATGGGCAAGGTTCAGCAAGTGCCTGTGTCGAGCTTACGTTTGATGGCCAGCGGTTCCGCACGGCTATCAAGGACAAGGATCTGAACCCAGTGTGGAATGAGCGCTTCTACTTCAACGTTTCGGATCCGTCTAATCTTCCTGAGCTTGCGCTTGAAGCGTACGTCTACAACATCAACAGATCCATTGATGGTTCAAGGTCCTTCCTTGGCAAGGTCAGAATTGCTGGAACCTCATTCGTGCCATTCCCTGATGCGGTTGTCATGCATTATCCACTGGAGAAGCGTGGGATGTTCTCACGTGTGAAAGGGGAACTGGGTCTGAAAGTATACATTACCAATGACCCATCCATCAAAGCTTCAAACCCTCTCCCAGCAATGGATCCTGTTTCAAACAATCCTCCCCCAACGCCAGCGGAGCAAATAGCAGCTGATATAACCGGTACAAATCTCAGCACAACTCATGAGCACAGGGCTGAGGTGAAAACATTGCACACCATAGCTAAGGAGGTGCAGCATCAGCACCATGGGCATGGCCATCTACCAGCTTCCTATGCCGACCAACCTTCCAAGTATGCTGTTGACCAGATGAAACCAGAACCTCAACAACCCAAGATTGTAAGAATGTATTCAGCAGCCTCTCAGCAACCCATGGACTATGCACTCAAAGAAACTAGTCCATTTCTTGGTGGCGGACAGGTTGTTGGAGGCCGGGTTATACGTGCCGAGAAGCATGCCAGTACATATGACCTAGTGGAGCGAATGCAGTATCTTTTTGTACGTGTGGTTAAGGCACGGGACTTGCCTGACATGGATGTCACTGGAAGCCTAGATCCTTATGTTGAAGTGAGAGTTGGCAACTACAGGGGTATAACTAGGCACTTTGAGAAGCAGAAGAATCCAGAGTGGAATGCGGTCTTTGCTTTTTCCAGAGACCGTATGCAGGCAACTATCCTTGAAGTTGTTGTCAAAGACAAGGATTTGCTAAAAGATGACTTTGTTGGTCTGGTGCGATTTGATCTGAATGATGTTCCGATGCGTGTGCCCCCTGACAGTCCATTGGCCCCAGAATGGTACCGCCTCGTTCATAAAACTGGGGATAAGTCAAGAGGCGAGCTGATGCTTGCAGTTTGGATCGGCACCCAAGCCGATGAGGCATTTCCTGACGCATGGCATTCAGATGCTGCAACACTTGAGGATCCATCTGCTGTAACACACATGAAGTCGAAAGTTTACCATGCTCCAAGACTCTGGTACCTGCGAGTCAATATAATTGAGGCCCAAGATATTGCCATAACTGATAAGACACGCTATCCAGATGTTTTTGTAAGGGCACAAGTGGGGCATCAGCACGGGAGGACAAAACCTGTTCAAGCTAGAAATTTCAACCCATTCTGGAATGAGGATCTAATGTTTGTGGCTGCTGAACCTTTTGAGGATCACCTTATTCTTTCCCTTGAAGATCGTGTAGCTCCTAACAAAGACGAGGTGCTTGGCCGTGTAATTATACCGTTGACAATGATTGATAGAAGAGCCGATGATCGTATTGTCCATGGGAAATGGTTCAATCTTGAGAAGCCGGTACTTATTGATGTGGATCAATTGAAGAAGGAGAAGTTCTCTACTCGGCTTCATCTTCGTCTCTGCCTTGATGGAGGGTACCATGTTCTAGATGAGTCCACTAACTACAGCAGTGACCTCAGACCAACAGCCAAGCAACTCTGGAAACCGTCCATTGGTTTGCTTGAGCTTGGAATCCTGGGTGCTCAAGGGATTGTTCCAATGAAAACACGGGATGGAAAAGGTTCATCAGACACTTACTGTGTTGCTAAGTATGGTTCAAAGTGGGTACGGACACGTACCATCGTGAACAACCCGGGCCCCAAATTCAATGAACAATATACCTGGGAAGTTTATGATCCTGCAACAGTCCTGACTGTCGGTGTTTTTGACAATGGCCAGCTTGGAGAGAAAGGTGGTGAGAAGACGTCCAGTTCTAAAGATGCGAAAATCGGCAAGGTTCGGATTCGTCTTTCCACTCTTGAAACTGGCCGTGTCTACACTCACTCATATCCCCTCCTGGTTCTACATCCATCGGGGGTAAAAAAGATGGGTGAATTGCACTTAGCCATACGATTTTCCTCAACTTCATTAGTAAACATGATGTACCTGTACTCTCGACCTTTGCTACCAAAGATGCACTATGTACGCCCAATACCAGTCCTTCAGGTTGACATGCTGCGCCATCAAGCTGTCCAGATTGTGTCTGCCCGACTTAGCCGGATGGAACCACCTCTGAGAAAGGAAGTTGTTGAGTACATGTCAGATGTTGATTCTCACTTGTGGAGCATGAGACGAAGCAAAGCCAACTTCTTCAGGCTCATGTCAGTCTTCTCAGGCTTGTTTGCAGTTAGCAAGTGGTTTAATGGTGTGTGTTCATGGAGGAACCCCATTACCACTGTGCTGGTTCACATCCTATTTATAATGTTGGTGTGCTTTCCAGAGCTCATACTCCCAACAGTGTTCTTATACATGTTTCTTATAGGGGTTTGGAACTATCGTTACCGACCTCGCTATCCTCCACACATGAACACTAAGATCTCTCATGCGGAGGCTGTCCACCCAGATGAACTTGACGAAGAGTTCGATACATTCCCAACAAGCAGGAGTCCTGATGTTATTAGGATGAGGTATGATAGGCTGAGGAGTGTTGCTGGAAGAATACAGACTGTGGTAGGTGATATAGCAACTCAAGGGGAGAGGGTTCAAGCACTGCTTAGCTGGAGGGATCCTCGGGCCACAGCAATATTTGTCCTCTTCTGTCTCATA